CATCCTCACCACCGCCCCCGGCAACGGCGCCTCGATCGGCGGGCTGAAGGTGACCACGGAATCGGGGTGGTTCGCCGCCCGGCCCTCCGGCACCGAGGACGTCTACAAGATCTACGCCGAGTCGTTCCAGGGACCCGACCACCTCGCCCGGATCCAGGAGGAGGCGAAGGGGCTCGTCTCCGACGTGCTCGGGCAGGCCTGAGCCACCCGTCCCAGCAACCTCCCCCGGGGACGCCTCGTTGCTCCCCGGGGGAGCTGCCGTTCCCCGCGCGGGCGCGTACGCCGGCCGCGCCGGGCACGAGGAGGGGACCCTGCCATGACCCGCGTGATGACGGTGGTCGGCACCCGGCCGGAGATCATCCGGCTGTCCCGGGTGATGGACCGGCTGGACCGTACGGTCGAGCACGTGCTCGTGCACACCGGGCAGAACTGGGACCCGTCCCTCTCCGACGTCTTCTTCACCGAGCTGCGGCTGCGCCAACCGGACCGGTTCCTCGGCGTGGACACCTCCTCGCTGGGCCGGGTGCTCGGTGGCGTCCTGGTCGGGGTGGAGGAGGCGATCACCGCCTACCGGCCGGACGCGCTGCTGGTGCTCGGCGACACCAACAGCTGCATCGCCGCCCTGATGGCCCGGCGGATGCGGGTGCCCGTCTACCACATGGAGGCGGGCAACCGCTGCTTCGACCTGAACGTGCCGGAGGAGACCAACCGCCGGCTGGTCGACCACGTCGCCGACTTCAACCTGGTCTACACCGAGCACGCCCGGCGCAACCTGCTCGCCGAAGGGCTGCACCCGCGGCGGATCCTGCACACCGGTTCCCCGATGCGGGAGGTGCTGGAGCACCACCGCGCCGACATCGCCCGCTCCACCGTCCTGGACCGGCTCGAACTCACCCCCGGCGGATACTTCGTGGTCAGTTCGCACCGGGAGGAGAACGTCGACCGCCCGGACCGGCTGCA
The Micromonospora sp. R77 DNA segment above includes these coding regions:
- the wecB gene encoding non-hydrolyzing UDP-N-acetylglucosamine 2-epimerase — its product is MTRVMTVVGTRPEIIRLSRVMDRLDRTVEHVLVHTGQNWDPSLSDVFFTELRLRQPDRFLGVDTSSLGRVLGGVLVGVEEAITAYRPDALLVLGDTNSCIAALMARRMRVPVYHMEAGNRCFDLNVPEETNRRLVDHVADFNLVYTEHARRNLLAEGLHPRRILHTGSPMREVLEHHRADIARSTVLDRLELTPGGYFVVSSHREENVDRPDRLHRLLDCLRAVRDEWRLPLLVSTHPRTRKALEGLAVDDTALEGIAFHEPFGFLDYVHLQTHARCTLSDSGTISEEAAILGFPAVTLRESIERPEALDAGGIIMTGLDPHGVVEAVRVAVAQVDAEGVPCPADYRVSDTSRRVVDFILSTVRRHHGWAGIRA